Within Pelotomaculum schinkii, the genomic segment AAAACCACCGCCGCAACCCAAGCTACAAACTTTTCAGGCTTTTTCATTTTTCAACCCTCCTTTCCCTTTCATGGCTATTATCTCAAATGTGATTAAACTTATTCGCACATAAAATAACTAAAGCCCGCTTGCCAGAGCGGGCACGGATTTCGTCGCTATTTAGTCGGCCATTTTCAGAATTACGATGGGGGTCTGCTGGTCGTCGTTGCCGAATGGATTGTCTGCCAGGTCCCTGGTCAACCCTCCGGTGTCGACCCCCTTGGAGACAGCCAGGATATCGACATTCCCCGTGTCATTCACATCCACGATAACCGCCCCGGCGCCGATGGCGTCCCTGATCCTGTCAACTACCTGCTGGGGATCTTTAGGCCCGAGGACAATGTGTTTCTCGAAGGGGTACATTGTTCCGGCCACATCATCGATGAGCGCCAGGTGATGTCCGGCCACCCGGTAAAAATCCCCCCTGCGCCCTACAAGCCTGCCTGCTGCAGCCGCGACAACCCCCAGTAGGATCTGCAGGGTCCCGGTTTCTTGAATAGCGAGCTGCATGGCATGGGGAGTCGCCAGGCTCCCGTCCTTGCCCGGGAAACGACAGAGAATTTTGGCCAGAAACCCCGGGCGCACTGTTTCCGGCAGGATCGCCCGGCCCTGGGTAATCGCCACCACACTTTCAGCTACGGTGACAATATCCCCGGGCTCCACTATGTCTCCGGTATATTTTTTAACGACATCAACAATATCGTCCTTCTCGGTAAGGATGTGAGTCCTGATAGGTATCCTGGCCGTAATCACACTAACACCTCTTGCTGCCGGACGGAACCCGCCAGGTAATTCTTCACCCCGTTGAAAATCCCTTCCGCCGCTTTCTTGTGCACTGTCGGGCTACGCAACAGCCCTTCTTCCACCCAGTTGGTGATGGTGACTACCTCGACCTCAATGGCCGGTATTGAGCCTAATATCCCGTATTCCTTTTTTTTTCTGATCCCGCGATCCACAAGTTTGAGTTTCTTGAGCAGTTCTTCCTTGACGTGTCCAGCCAGGCCGGCGCTGTCACGGCTGGAGGATGAATACAGCACCGCCGCCCCGCTTACCTTGTTAT encodes:
- a CDS encoding coenzyme F420-0:L-glutamate ligase, with the protein product MITARIPIRTHILTEKDDIVDVVKKYTGDIVEPGDIVTVAESVVAITQGRAILPETVRPGFLAKILCRFPGKDGSLATPHAMQLAIQETGTLQILLGVVAAAAGRLVGRRGDFYRVAGHHLALIDDVAGTMYPFEKHIVLGPKDPQQVVDRIRDAIGAGAVIVDVNDTGNVDILAVSKGVDTGGLTRDLADNPFGNDDQQTPIVILKMAD